In the Flavobacterium acetivorans genome, one interval contains:
- a CDS encoding DUF4197 domain-containing protein translates to MKRFLILTVVFSLFGCAEMQQVMNQLPQTQGMGLVDISGGLKEALNNGISKQVTKLTATDGFYKNEAVKILLPEELRKVDTGLRRIGMSALADEGLKVLNRAAEDAVKEATPIFVDAVRNMSFADARGILMGNESSATNYLQNSTSTALYGKFNPVIKNSFSKVGADKVWANIITKYNSIPLVNKVNPDLTDYVTNQAMNGVFKMVAVEEKNIRTNLSARTSTLLQKVFAMQDKKI, encoded by the coding sequence ATGAAACGATTTTTAATTTTAACAGTAGTATTTTCTCTTTTTGGCTGTGCCGAAATGCAACAAGTAATGAATCAATTACCACAAACCCAAGGCATGGGATTGGTGGACATATCTGGCGGATTAAAAGAAGCTTTGAACAACGGAATTTCGAAACAGGTAACAAAACTAACCGCTACGGATGGTTTTTATAAAAATGAGGCTGTAAAAATCCTATTGCCGGAAGAGTTACGAAAAGTAGATACAGGCTTGAGAAGAATTGGGATGAGCGCCTTGGCCGATGAAGGCTTAAAAGTATTGAACCGCGCTGCCGAAGATGCCGTGAAAGAAGCTACTCCTATTTTTGTCGATGCCGTAAGAAACATGTCATTTGCTGATGCCAGAGGAATTTTGATGGGGAATGAAAGTTCAGCTACAAATTATTTGCAAAATAGCACTTCCACTGCGCTGTACGGAAAATTCAATCCGGTGATTAAAAATTCCTTTTCCAAGGTAGGAGCCGACAAAGTTTGGGCCAACATTATCACTAAGTACAATAGTATTCCATTAGTTAACAAGGTAAATCCTGATTTGACAGATTATGTGACCAATCAGGCGATGAATGGCGTTTTTAAAATGGTGGCTGTTGAAGAAAAAAATATCAGAACAAACCTAAGCGCAAGAACCTCAACCTTGTTACAAAAAGTATTTGCTATGCAGGACAAGAAGATTTAA
- the purU gene encoding formyltetrahydrofolate deformylase, whose amino-acid sequence MQQITLLIHCKDQKGIIAAVTNFILKVEGNITYIDQHVDVEQNVFFMRLESELTNASIPLASIKNDFENTIAKDFHMSWEFYNKEVKPKMALFVSKYNHCLFDILGRYSAGELDIEIPLIISNHIDLKPIADQFNIPFYHVPFTKDDKEEGEKRQIELLQQYQISFIVLARYMQIITPKLIALYKNKIINIHHSFLPAFPGAKPYHSAFKRGVKIIGATSHYVTEELDEGPIIEQDISRVSHSNSVEDFIMKGRDLERTVLARAIKLHSERKVMVFENKTVVFY is encoded by the coding sequence ATGCAACAAATTACCCTGCTCATTCATTGCAAAGACCAAAAAGGAATCATAGCCGCAGTGACTAATTTCATCTTAAAAGTAGAAGGAAACATTACCTACATTGACCAGCATGTTGATGTGGAACAAAATGTGTTTTTTATGCGACTGGAAAGCGAACTGACCAACGCTTCCATTCCTTTGGCTTCGATAAAAAATGATTTTGAAAATACCATAGCCAAGGATTTCCATATGTCATGGGAATTTTACAACAAGGAAGTAAAACCTAAAATGGCCTTGTTTGTATCCAAATACAATCATTGCCTTTTTGATATTTTAGGGCGTTACAGCGCCGGTGAATTAGACATCGAAATTCCGCTGATTATCAGCAATCACATCGATTTAAAACCTATTGCAGATCAATTTAATATTCCATTTTATCATGTCCCGTTTACAAAAGACGATAAAGAGGAAGGGGAAAAACGCCAAATCGAATTATTACAACAATATCAGATTAGCTTTATTGTTTTGGCGCGTTACATGCAAATCATTACACCTAAATTAATTGCACTTTACAAAAACAAAATCATCAATATCCACCATTCGTTTCTGCCCGCTTTTCCGGGTGCCAAGCCCTACCATTCGGCATTTAAAAGAGGGGTAAAAATCATTGGCGCAACCAGTCATTATGTGACTGAGGAACTGGATGAAGGCCCAATTATCGAGCAGGACATCAGCCGTGTTTCTCACAGCAATTCGGTGGAAGATTTCATCATGAAAGGACGCGACTTAGAACGCACGGTTTTGGCCAGAGCCATAAAACTCCATTCGGAAAGGAAAGTGATGGTATTCGAGAATAAAACGGTGGTGTTTTACTAA
- a CDS encoding alpha/beta fold hydrolase, translating into MINYTIYENKNSQQWVTFVHGAGGSSSIWFKQIRDFQKQYNVLLLDLRGHGNSKPSLKTALKQKYTFSALANDILEVLDFLQIQKSHFVGISLGTILIRQLAEMYPERVQSMVLGGAILKMNFRSQVLMRLGNAFKYVLPYLVLYRFFAFVIMPKKNHKQSRLLFINEAKKLYQKEFIKWFKLTAEINPVLKWFRQVELNIPTLYVMGEEDYMFLPSVRKVVAAHYKSSKLFVIENCGHVVNVEQPNVFNTAVLSFMKTTK; encoded by the coding sequence GTGATTAATTATACCATTTATGAAAATAAAAACAGCCAGCAGTGGGTGACTTTTGTCCACGGGGCAGGTGGGAGTTCCTCTATTTGGTTCAAACAAATCAGGGATTTTCAGAAACAGTATAATGTTTTGTTGTTAGATTTACGCGGGCATGGCAATTCAAAACCTTCACTTAAAACAGCGCTTAAACAGAAATATACTTTTTCGGCTTTGGCCAATGATATTTTGGAAGTTTTGGACTTTCTCCAAATTCAGAAATCTCATTTTGTAGGGATATCTTTGGGAACCATTTTAATCAGACAATTGGCTGAAATGTATCCGGAAAGAGTGCAAAGTATGGTTTTAGGAGGTGCGATTTTAAAAATGAATTTCCGTTCGCAGGTATTAATGCGATTGGGCAATGCTTTTAAATATGTTTTGCCTTATCTCGTTTTGTATCGTTTTTTTGCTTTTGTAATCATGCCTAAAAAGAATCACAAACAATCCCGTTTGCTTTTTATCAATGAGGCCAAGAAATTATATCAAAAAGAGTTCATCAAATGGTTTAAACTCACGGCCGAAATTAATCCTGTCCTGAAATGGTTTCGTCAGGTGGAACTAAATATTCCTACGCTTTATGTTATGGGTGAAGAAGATTACATGTTTTTGCCTTCCGTTCGAAAAGTGGTAGCGGCTCATTATAAATCCTCAAAGCTATTTGTGATTGAAAACTGTGGACATGTGGTTAATGTAGAGCAACCAAATGTTTTTAATACTGCAGTGTTGTCTTTTATGAAAACTACAAAATAA
- a CDS encoding ABC transporter substrate-binding protein → MKQIILADQLGTQHTFETSPKRIISLVPSQTELLCDLGLEDRLVGITKFCVHPYRLKMTKKIVGGTKKVHFEKIRLLQPDIIICNKEENSKEIVEELRKICPVWVTDIITIEDNFRMISDFGQLFNCRIEAQKWKDKLAFALSDFRNFIKDKRIIKAAYFIWKNPYMVAGSNNFINELLRLNHFENVYENKGRYPEINIEKMQEEGNPEIVFLSSEPFPFKKEDGYEIAQFVPNAPIVLVDGEMFSWYGSRLLKAFDYFKKLHNTLSI, encoded by the coding sequence TTGAAACAAATAATTTTAGCAGATCAACTTGGAACTCAACATACATTTGAAACTTCGCCTAAGCGAATTATTTCTCTTGTTCCTTCGCAAACGGAATTGTTGTGTGATTTGGGATTGGAGGACAGGCTCGTTGGAATCACTAAGTTTTGCGTACATCCTTATCGTTTAAAAATGACTAAGAAGATAGTTGGCGGAACCAAGAAAGTCCATTTTGAAAAAATCCGTTTGTTGCAGCCGGATATTATTATTTGTAACAAAGAGGAGAACAGCAAGGAGATTGTTGAGGAATTGCGTAAAATATGCCCGGTTTGGGTTACGGATATCATTACGATTGAAGACAATTTCAGGATGATCAGTGATTTTGGGCAGCTATTCAATTGTAGAATCGAAGCCCAAAAATGGAAGGACAAATTGGCTTTTGCCTTGAGCGATTTTAGAAATTTCATCAAAGACAAACGAATTATAAAAGCAGCTTATTTTATTTGGAAAAATCCCTATATGGTTGCCGGTTCAAACAATTTCATCAATGAGTTACTGAGGTTAAATCATTTTGAAAATGTATATGAAAACAAAGGGAGGTATCCGGAAATAAATATTGAAAAAATGCAAGAAGAGGGGAATCCTGAGATCGTTTTTCTTTCCTCGGAGCCTTTTCCTTTTAAAAAAGAAGATGGCTATGAAATAGCACAATTTGTTCCTAATGCTCCAATTGTTTTGGTAGACGGAGAAATGTTTTCCTGGTATGGAAGTCGTCTTTTAAAAGCCTTTGACTATTTTAAAAAGCTACATAATACTTTATCAATTTAA
- the pyrF gene encoding orotidine-5'-phosphate decarboxylase, with product MTTQQLIEQIKIKKSFLCVGLDVDLNKIPKHLLDLEDPIFEFNKAIIDATHDLTVSYKPNTAFFEAYGIKGWMSLQKTINYINENYPDIFTIADAKRGDIGNTSSMYAKAFFEDLNFDSVTVAPYMGKDSVEPFLAFEDKHTIMLALTSNEGAFDFQTLKVDGTRGEAKELYKRVLETSKTWKNSENLMYVVGATKAEYFTEIRKIVPDSFLLVPGVGAQGGSLSEVCKYGMNANVGLLINSSRGIIYASNSTDFAEKAREETLKMQQEMEAIISLKFEV from the coding sequence ATGACAACACAACAACTAATTGAACAAATCAAAATAAAAAAATCATTCCTTTGCGTTGGCTTGGACGTAGATTTAAATAAGATTCCAAAGCATCTTTTAGATTTAGAAGATCCTATTTTTGAGTTCAATAAAGCGATTATTGATGCGACACATGATTTGACGGTTTCTTATAAACCCAATACAGCATTCTTTGAGGCCTATGGTATCAAAGGCTGGATGTCATTGCAAAAAACCATCAACTACATCAACGAAAATTATCCGGATATTTTTACCATTGCCGATGCTAAACGTGGCGATATTGGGAACACTTCGTCGATGTATGCCAAAGCTTTTTTCGAAGATTTGAATTTTGATTCAGTTACGGTAGCTCCTTACATGGGAAAAGATTCGGTGGAACCTTTCTTGGCTTTCGAAGACAAACATACTATAATGTTGGCTTTGACTTCAAACGAAGGCGCTTTTGATTTCCAAACTTTAAAGGTAGATGGAACCCGAGGCGAAGCTAAAGAATTGTACAAACGCGTTTTGGAAACCTCTAAAACATGGAAAAACAGCGAAAACCTAATGTATGTAGTTGGAGCAACCAAAGCCGAATATTTTACTGAAATTCGTAAAATTGTCCCTGACAGTTTCTTGCTTGTTCCCGGTGTGGGAGCGCAAGGAGGAAGCCTTTCTGAAGTTTGCAAATACGGAATGAATGCCAATGTAGGATTGTTAATCAACTCTTCAAGAGGTATTATTTATGCCTCAAACAGCACCGATTTTGCTGAAAAAGCAAGAGAAGAAACCTTAAAAATGCAACAGGAAATGGAAGCGATTATTAGTTTAAAGTTCGAAGTTTAA
- the prfA gene encoding peptide chain release factor 1, translating to MLDRLQIVKQRFDEISDLIIQPDVISDQKRYVQLNKEYKDLKALAEKRDEYVLLMANIDEANEIIADGSDADMTEMAKMQLEEAKERLPELEEEIKFMLIPKDPEDAKNVMVEIRAGTGGDEASIFAGDLFRMYTKYCENRGWRTSVVDMNEGTSGGFKEVIFEVSGEDVYGTLKFEAGVHRVQRVPQTETQGRVHTSAATVMVLPEAEEFDVQIDMNDVRVDFFCSSGPGGQSVNTTKSAVRLTHIPTGLVAQCQDQKSQHKNKDKALTVLRSRLYEQELAKKEAEDATKRTSQVSSGDRSAKIRTYNYAQGRVTDHRVGLTLYDLGNIMNGDIQKIVDELQLVNNMEKLKEASEVF from the coding sequence ATGTTAGATAGACTTCAAATAGTAAAACAACGTTTCGATGAGATCTCTGATTTGATCATCCAACCGGATGTGATTTCAGATCAGAAGCGTTATGTGCAGCTGAATAAAGAGTATAAGGATCTAAAGGCTTTGGCTGAAAAAAGAGATGAATATGTTCTTTTGATGGCTAATATTGATGAAGCCAACGAAATAATAGCGGATGGAAGTGATGCAGACATGACCGAAATGGCCAAGATGCAACTCGAAGAAGCGAAGGAAAGATTGCCAGAACTGGAGGAAGAAATCAAATTTATGCTGATTCCTAAAGATCCAGAAGATGCTAAGAACGTGATGGTGGAGATTCGTGCCGGTACAGGTGGGGATGAAGCAAGTATCTTTGCCGGAGATTTATTCCGTATGTATACTAAATATTGTGAGAACAGAGGTTGGAGAACTTCGGTTGTGGATATGAATGAAGGAACTTCGGGTGGTTTCAAAGAGGTAATTTTTGAAGTTAGCGGAGAAGATGTTTATGGAACTTTGAAGTTTGAAGCTGGTGTTCATCGTGTGCAGCGTGTTCCTCAAACCGAAACTCAAGGACGTGTTCATACTTCGGCAGCGACTGTTATGGTATTGCCAGAGGCGGAGGAATTTGACGTTCAAATTGATATGAATGATGTGCGTGTGGATTTCTTTTGTTCGTCAGGACCTGGTGGACAATCGGTAAATACAACTAAATCGGCCGTACGTTTGACACACATTCCTACAGGATTAGTGGCGCAATGTCAGGATCAAAAATCACAGCATAAAAATAAAGATAAGGCTTTAACGGTATTGCGTTCCCGTTTGTACGAGCAGGAATTGGCCAAAAAAGAAGCCGAAGATGCTACAAAACGTACTTCACAAGTGAGTTCAGGTGACCGTTCTGCCAAAATACGTACTTACAATTATGCGCAAGGTCGTGTGACGGATCACAGAGTTGGTTTGACATTATACGATTTAGGAAACATCATGAATGGTGATATCCAGAAGATTGTTGACGAGCTACAATTGGTGAACAATATGGAAAAATTAAAGGAAGCTAGCGAAGTTTTCTAA
- a CDS encoding DNA topoisomerase 3 codes for MKVCIAEKPSVAREIASVLGANTKHDGYYEGNGYAVTYTFGHLCTLKEPNDYKSYWKSWDLNNLPMLPEKFETKVVQNSGIQKQFKIIKALFDKAELVINCGDAGQEGELIQRWVMNEANYKGEVQRLWISSLTTEAIKEGFENLKPSANYDNLYYAGFSRAIGDWLLGMNATRLYTVKHGGYKQVLSIGRVQTPTLAMVVDRFKEIENFKPQPYWELQTLYREILFSYEEGRFLKKEDGELLANKVQESDFEIVAVERKNGNEYAPKLFDLTGLQVYCNTKFGFSADETLKIVQTLYEQKVVTYPRVDTTFLPNDIYPKVPGILQKLSNYAVLTQPLLEKKIKKSTKVFNDKKVTDHHAIIPTGIQSNLQYNQQQVYDIIVKRFIAVFYDDCLVANTSVIGKAAEVAFKTTGKEILKKGWRIVFEDPNAKEKEADILPNFVVGEKGPHQPSFLEKETKPPNQFTEATLLRAMETAGKQVDDEDLRELMKENGIGRPSTRANIIETLFKRQYIVRNKKQVLPTPTGIQLIDTIQNELIKSAELTGSWEKQLKDIEKGSFTAGAFINNMKRMVEALVYEVRSETRHANISHAESTQKQLATVEKKKVAGILAEACPKCKKASLIKGKQAYGCADYKAGCNFLLPFSFAEKKISENQYLRLLQKGSTVNLKDFKTDAGAVEGLLRFDENFKLVLEPKKTITKTTSDELSCPKCQKGTVLKGKTAYGCGNYKLGCDFKVTFDVVRENLKDQKPTRELVHAILKKNA; via the coding sequence ATGAAGGTCTGTATTGCCGAGAAACCAAGTGTAGCACGCGAAATCGCATCCGTTTTGGGAGCCAATACCAAGCATGATGGCTATTATGAAGGCAATGGCTATGCGGTAACCTACACCTTTGGGCATTTATGCACCTTAAAAGAACCCAACGATTACAAATCCTATTGGAAAAGTTGGGATCTGAACAACCTGCCGATGCTGCCCGAAAAATTCGAAACCAAAGTGGTACAAAATTCGGGGATCCAAAAGCAATTCAAAATCATAAAAGCGCTATTTGACAAAGCCGAGCTGGTCATCAACTGCGGGGATGCCGGCCAGGAAGGGGAACTCATTCAGCGCTGGGTGATGAACGAGGCCAATTATAAAGGCGAGGTACAACGTTTATGGATTTCGTCCCTAACCACCGAAGCCATCAAAGAAGGTTTTGAAAACCTGAAACCATCGGCTAATTACGACAATTTATATTATGCGGGTTTTTCCAGAGCCATTGGCGACTGGCTACTGGGCATGAACGCAACCCGTTTGTACACCGTAAAACACGGAGGTTACAAACAAGTGTTGTCCATTGGACGGGTGCAAACTCCTACATTGGCAATGGTGGTAGATCGCTTTAAAGAAATTGAAAATTTCAAACCACAACCCTATTGGGAACTGCAAACCTTATATCGAGAAATCCTTTTCAGCTATGAGGAAGGTCGCTTTTTGAAAAAGGAAGATGGAGAACTTTTAGCCAATAAAGTCCAAGAAAGTGATTTCGAAATTGTCGCTGTCGAAAGAAAAAACGGCAATGAATATGCTCCAAAACTGTTTGATTTAACAGGTTTACAGGTGTATTGCAATACTAAGTTTGGATTTTCGGCAGATGAAACGCTTAAGATTGTCCAAACCTTATACGAACAAAAGGTAGTTACTTATCCCAGAGTGGATACCACTTTTCTGCCAAATGACATCTATCCAAAAGTGCCCGGCATTCTGCAAAAACTAAGTAATTATGCCGTACTGACGCAGCCGCTTTTGGAGAAAAAAATAAAAAAATCGACTAAGGTTTTCAATGATAAAAAAGTAACTGATCACCATGCGATTATCCCCACGGGAATTCAATCGAATTTGCAATACAATCAGCAACAAGTATATGATATTATTGTGAAACGATTTATCGCAGTATTTTATGATGATTGCTTGGTCGCCAATACTAGTGTAATTGGAAAAGCAGCCGAGGTAGCCTTCAAAACGACCGGAAAAGAAATCTTAAAAAAAGGATGGCGCATTGTTTTTGAAGACCCCAACGCCAAAGAAAAAGAGGCTGATATATTACCCAATTTTGTAGTAGGCGAAAAAGGCCCACATCAGCCTTCGTTTTTAGAAAAAGAAACCAAACCGCCCAATCAGTTTACCGAGGCGACTTTGTTGCGCGCGATGGAAACCGCCGGAAAACAAGTCGATGATGAAGATTTACGCGAGTTGATGAAAGAAAACGGCATTGGTCGCCCGTCAACACGAGCCAATATTATTGAAACGCTTTTTAAACGCCAATACATCGTTCGAAACAAAAAACAAGTATTGCCAACACCAACAGGAATCCAACTTATTGACACCATTCAAAATGAATTGATCAAGTCGGCTGAATTAACGGGAAGCTGGGAAAAGCAACTGAAAGACATTGAAAAAGGTAGCTTTACCGCTGGCGCCTTTATCAATAATATGAAACGCATGGTCGAAGCTTTGGTTTATGAAGTCCGAAGCGAAACCAGACACGCCAATATTTCTCATGCCGAAAGTACTCAAAAGCAATTGGCTACGGTGGAAAAAAAGAAAGTCGCGGGGATTTTGGCGGAAGCCTGCCCAAAATGTAAAAAAGCAAGCTTAATAAAAGGAAAACAAGCCTACGGCTGTGCCGATTATAAAGCGGGCTGTAATTTCCTGTTGCCTTTTAGTTTTGCCGAGAAAAAAATATCCGAGAATCAATACTTAAGATTGCTTCAAAAAGGTTCTACGGTTAACTTAAAAGACTTCAAAACCGATGCAGGTGCTGTAGAAGGTTTACTGCGTTTTGATGAAAACTTCAAATTGGTTTTAGAACCAAAAAAGACGATAACCAAAACAACATCGGATGAATTGTCTTGTCCCAAATGTCAAAAAGGTACTGTTCTAAAAGGAAAAACGGCCTATGGTTGCGGGAATTATAAACTGGGCTGTGATTTCAAAGTGACTTTTGATGTGGTTAGAGAAAATCTAAAAGATCAAAAACCAACCAGGGAATTGGTCCATGCTATTTTGAAAAAGAATGCCTAA
- a CDS encoding DUF6265 family protein, whose amino-acid sequence MTLILLLSVIVSCKNSDSNEKEKIKTAHWMLGKWEAKTPDGTLSENWEKLNDSTYKGQSYFIKDKDTLHFETMLLQQTAEELDYIATVKGQNDDKAVTFKLIETAEKELRFENPKHDYPQTISYKQISNESLTAEISGLQFGKPSSEKYSMKKIK is encoded by the coding sequence ATGACTCTTATACTGCTTTTGTCAGTCATTGTTTCCTGCAAAAATTCTGATTCTAACGAAAAAGAAAAAATCAAAACTGCTCATTGGATGCTGGGGAAATGGGAAGCCAAAACACCGGATGGAACTCTTTCTGAAAACTGGGAGAAATTGAATGACAGCACTTATAAAGGACAATCTTATTTCATAAAAGATAAGGATACTTTGCATTTTGAAACGATGCTTTTGCAACAAACCGCAGAGGAACTGGATTATATTGCCACCGTAAAAGGACAAAATGATGATAAGGCTGTTACCTTTAAACTAATCGAAACTGCCGAAAAGGAATTGCGTTTTGAAAACCCAAAACACGATTATCCTCAAACAATCAGCTACAAACAAATTTCCAATGAAAGTTTGACTGCTGAAATATCAGGTCTGCAATTTGGAAAACCAAGTTCGGAAAAGTATTCCATGAAGAAAATCAAATAG
- a CDS encoding TonB-dependent siderophore receptor, whose protein sequence is MSRQIRILFILLFTSFYMQAQESGIIEGKILSADGYPLPGIAIKLGKEAKTTQTDRNGEFNFTNFPTGSHTITLEGSGMKKQSKEIKVLANQTNFVEFRLIEDITTLKELVIQIKQTPNKKRETVLSGLDIKPIDLPQSIQIVGHHVIEQQQAIRLSDVIKNVNGVYVGSARGGSQESFWSRGYDMSTNNMFKNGFRFNNGSIPEVSSLERIEVLKGSAALLFGNVAPGGILNMVTKKPSFKKGGELSMQMGSNAFYKPSVDIYGPLNNSIAYRFTGSYENSESFRDVVKKERYYINPSVLFKASDKTEIVLQGDYLHDNWTPDFGTAIIGKEIIDLPRNTYLGATWSNGQTRQASVSGLVKHEFNDNWKLNFNSSFQNYNRTSKGTERIQPKNNGDWERPLGQNKNLEQIIGEQISLQGNFVTGKIKHQLFTGIDFENSFAQAYTFTFDPKTYGSGNIFDFDNFDQGGAIPEGTNTKIVKTDTNRFGIYAQDLISLTDKFKVLAGLRWSWQEAQADTHDLTKSPVEIKKEQNRIDQAFTPKLGLVFQPTKDMSLFASYSNSFTPNTGTTVDLKVIKPSIIDQYEMGIKKDFWRGILSTNITLYQIENSNLAQTAEFKADGSPNTDTSIKVLSGSTKSKGVELDITARPTEGLSIMAGYSYNDMRYTKTSGLEGSFIVGDRLARTPANTANLSFFYTLPSGLLKGISFGANSNYIGKRVGGWNNQYKATEPNGIFDREIPLEAYTTIDVSAGYEWGKFSILCKLSNLTNELNYTVHENYSVNPIAPRQVMTSLKYKF, encoded by the coding sequence ATGAGCAGGCAAATTAGAATATTATTTATCTTACTATTTACTTCATTTTATATGCAAGCCCAAGAATCGGGAATCATCGAAGGAAAAATACTTTCTGCTGATGGATATCCTCTTCCTGGAATAGCAATCAAATTAGGAAAAGAAGCAAAAACAACCCAAACAGATCGTAATGGTGAGTTTAACTTCACCAATTTCCCTACCGGAAGCCATACCATTACTCTAGAAGGAAGTGGAATGAAGAAACAATCCAAAGAGATTAAAGTTTTGGCCAACCAAACTAATTTTGTGGAATTTAGATTAATAGAAGACATTACTACCCTAAAGGAATTGGTAATTCAAATTAAACAAACACCCAATAAAAAAAGAGAGACCGTACTATCCGGTTTAGATATAAAGCCAATAGACTTACCTCAAAGTATACAAATAGTGGGGCATCACGTTATTGAGCAGCAACAAGCGATACGATTGAGCGATGTAATTAAAAACGTAAACGGAGTATACGTTGGTTCAGCCCGTGGAGGTAGCCAAGAATCATTTTGGTCCAGAGGATATGATATGTCTACAAATAACATGTTTAAAAACGGTTTCCGTTTCAACAATGGTTCCATTCCGGAAGTATCTTCATTAGAAAGGATAGAAGTCCTTAAAGGAAGTGCCGCTTTATTATTTGGTAATGTTGCTCCGGGAGGAATCTTGAATATGGTGACTAAAAAGCCTTCTTTTAAGAAAGGTGGAGAACTTAGCATGCAAATGGGAAGCAATGCTTTCTACAAACCTTCGGTTGATATTTATGGACCATTAAACAATTCGATTGCCTACCGTTTTACAGGTTCTTATGAAAACTCTGAGAGCTTTAGGGATGTAGTAAAAAAAGAACGCTACTATATCAACCCATCGGTGCTTTTTAAAGCAAGTGACAAAACCGAAATTGTATTGCAAGGAGATTATTTACATGACAATTGGACTCCTGATTTTGGAACAGCCATCATCGGTAAAGAAATTATAGACTTACCAAGAAATACCTATCTGGGGGCAACTTGGTCAAACGGTCAAACAAGACAAGCCAGCGTTTCTGGATTAGTGAAACATGAATTTAACGACAATTGGAAACTGAATTTCAACAGTTCATTTCAAAATTACAACAGAACCTCAAAAGGTACAGAACGCATCCAACCAAAAAATAATGGAGACTGGGAAAGACCATTGGGACAAAACAAAAACTTGGAACAAATTATTGGCGAACAAATTAGCTTACAAGGAAATTTTGTTACAGGCAAGATAAAACATCAACTATTTACAGGAATTGATTTTGAAAATTCATTTGCACAAGCCTACACTTTTACATTTGACCCAAAAACTTATGGAAGCGGTAACATCTTTGACTTTGATAATTTTGACCAAGGAGGTGCCATACCAGAAGGTACAAATACCAAAATAGTAAAAACAGATACGAACCGTTTTGGAATCTATGCCCAAGATTTAATTTCTCTTACTGATAAATTCAAAGTATTGGCAGGATTGCGTTGGTCATGGCAGGAAGCACAAGCTGACACACATGATTTAACCAAGAGTCCTGTTGAAATTAAAAAAGAACAAAACCGTATCGATCAAGCTTTTACTCCAAAGTTAGGTTTGGTTTTCCAACCAACAAAAGACATGTCGTTATTTGCTAGCTATTCTAATTCTTTTACACCAAATACTGGAACAACAGTAGATCTAAAAGTAATCAAACCTTCCATAATAGATCAATATGAAATGGGAATCAAGAAAGATTTTTGGAGAGGTATATTAAGCACAAACATTACCTTATACCAAATTGAGAACAGCAATTTAGCACAAACTGCCGAATTTAAAGCAGATGGATCACCCAATACCGACACCAGCATAAAGGTCTTAAGCGGATCTACTAAAAGTAAAGGTGTGGAACTGGACATAACAGCTCGCCCTACAGAAGGCCTAAGCATAATGGCCGGTTACAGCTATAACGACATGCGTTATACTAAAACTTCAGGACTAGAAGGAAGCTTTATCGTAGGAGATCGTCTGGCTAGAACACCAGCTAACACGGCTAACCTAAGCTTCTTTTATACCTTACCTTCAGGCTTATTGAAAGGAATATCTTTTGGAGCAAATTCAAATTATATTGGAAAAAGAGTAGGCGGATGGAACAACCAATATAAAGCTACAGAACCTAATGGAATTTTTGATAGAGAAATTCCACTAGAAGCTTACACAACCATAGATGTTTCTGCTGGTTATGAATGGGGGAAATTCTCCATACTGTGTAAACTATCTAACCTTACTAATGAATTGAATTACACCGTTCACGAAAATTACAGTGTAAACCCAATCGCTCCACGCCAAGTAATGACATCTTTAAAATACAAGTTCTAA